The Vicia villosa cultivar HV-30 ecotype Madison, WI unplaced genomic scaffold, Vvil1.0 ctg.001451F_1_1, whole genome shotgun sequence genome includes a window with the following:
- the LOC131635241 gene encoding uncharacterized protein LOC131635241 gives MASFEEIDNDVFMEHHELSPRLVTWSDTDTKSLVLGLFIFGKNFIQIKRFLENKGMGEILSFYYGKFYKTDGYRRWSEKLKGRKCIIGKKLFSEPKQRELLSRLIPHVSEESQDTLLQVSKSYTEGRISLEEYISSLKSTVGLGVLVDAVGIGNVKGDLTRFRVKLGKNNQAQTCKELSSLGPSDIIQSLKRGFRLSKTKSNELFWEAIWPRLLARGWHSEQPKNRSFVTSKDYLVFLIPGVDKFSRRKLVKGVHYFDSVSDVLSKVVAEPNILVLKEEEEAKVGSCSEEDLENGSNKDDLSDDHRQCYLKPRSSTYSKDHIKSMFIDTSLVHGRKPSGLRELKSVPDDSVCKVEVDAAGKTFKGQKYMRKVKHGKDMSKRIKQSSTKLTVIDTNRLPEGKLLKLKVKQLKHPPVEIEDSSMMTTSLLRESKSGSSTDVSSEIVDTEMLICDKKKIIKTDSSRGVFNSAATSKNEEYDNPDNDSNTALKSQKNQHAFLFDDNGMKRIIKNQFNRRVRSGDSNHVAVPIKRRRLSACVKAEKSRINENSSEKLGFFQSSSLCKANKNVCDPVSHLHNGSTAASFTDRSLEENNEKSILNDSYQRTSVSCESFTFNISQVPSKSENSIMMPKAEEGEQGLKEKDPCPTSATEEVVEEPLRTICDVGSLEQQTDINPRRQSTRNRPMTVRALECIANEFLHVQKKQKKKDFQTHRDPFNPCREARTSGKTMLCRHCSDHGNAVSVQEEKHLIADV, from the exons atggCGTCTTTTGAAGAGATCGATAATGATGTTTTCATGGAGCATCATGAATTGAGTCCTCGATTAG TCACATGGAGTGACACTGATACAAAAAGTTTAGTACTTGGTCTGTTCATTTTTGGGAAGAATTTTATTCAGATTAAAAGATTCTTAGAGAACAAAGGGATGGGGGAAATACTTTCATTTTACTATGGAAAGTTTTACAAAACGGATGGATATCGTAGATGGTCGga GAAGTTAAAAGGCAGAAAATGTATAATTGGGAAGAAACTTTTTAGTGAACCAAAACAACGTGAACTTTTGTCTCGCTTGATTCCTCATGTCTCTGAAGAATCCCAAGATACTTTGTTACAG GTTTCTAAGTCATATACGGAGGGCAGAATTTCGCTAGAAGAATACATATCTTCTTTGAAGTCTACTGTTGGACTTGGCGTTCTTGTGGATGCAGTAGGTATCGGTAATGTGAAGGGAGACCTTACTAGGTTTCGTGTGAAACTTGGGAAGAACAATCAAGCGCAAACTTGCAAAGAGTTGTCTTCTCTTGGACCCAGTGATATTATACAATCTTTGAAAAGAGGATTTCGGTTGAGCAAAACCAAAAGTAATGAACTCTTTTGGGAAGCTATTTGGCCCCGCTTACTAGCTAGAGGATGGCACTCTGAGCAACCAAAAAATCGTAGCTTTGTTACCTCCAAAGATTATCTGGTTTTTCTTATTCCCGGCGTAGACAAGTTTTCAAGGAGAAAACTTGTGAAAGGTGTTCATTATTTTGATTCTGTTAGTGATGTCTTGAGCAAAGTAGTAGCTGAACCGAATATTCTCGtgctcaaagaagaagaagaagctaaaGTTGGTAGCTGCAGTGAGGAAGATCTAGAAAACGGATCAAATAAAGATGATTTATCTGACGATCATCGTCAATGTTACCTCAAGCCCCGATCTTCTACCTACAGTAAAGATCATATCAAATCCATGTTTATTGATACAAGTTTGGTACATGGGAGAAAGCCATCTGGTTTACGAGAATTGAAATCTGTGCCTGATGATTCAGTGTGTAAAGTTGAGGTAGATGCTGCTGGTAAAACATTTAAAGGGCAAAAATATATGAGGAAAGTGAAACATGGCAAGGATATGTCTAAAAGAATTAAACAGAGTTCGACAAAGTTGACAGTTATTGATACTAATAGACTTCCTGAAGGAAAACTATTGAAGCTGAAAGTTAAACAGCTGAAACATCCGCCAGTTGAAATAGAAGATTCGTCTATGATGACTACTAGTCTTCTGAGAGAAAGTAAAAGTGGTTCTTCAACAGATGTTTCATCAGAGATAGTGGACACTGAGATGCTTATTTGTGACAAAAAGAAGATTATAAAGACTGATAGTAGCAGAGGTGTATTCAACAGTGCTGCTACCAGTAAGAATGAAGAATATGATAATCCTGATAATGATTCAAACACGGCTCTCAAAAGCCAGAAAAATCAACATGCGTTTCTGTTTGATGATAATGGAATGAAGAGGATCATAAAGAATCAATTTAATCGAAGGGTACGATCAGGTGATTCTAATCACGTAGCTGTTCCTATCAAAAGGAGGAGATTGTCTGCTTGTGTCAAGGCAGAGAAAAGCCGCATCAATGAGAATTCATCAGAAAAACTAGGATTCTTTCAGTCTTCTAGCCTTTGCAAAGCCAACAAAAATGTTTGTGATCCAGTTAGTCATCTGCATAATGGCAGTACAGCTGCTTCTTTTACAGACAGAAGTTTGGAAGAGAATAATGAGAAGAGCATTCTCAACGACAGCTATCAACGCACAAGTGTTTCATGTGAATCTTTCACCTTCAACATTTCGCAGGTTCCATCCAAGTCTGAAAACAGCATAATGATGCCAAAGGCGGAGGAAGGTGAGCAAGGCCTAAAGGAAAAAGATCCATGCCCAACATCTGCTACTGAGGAAGTGGTTGAGGAGCCTCTGAGAACCATTTGTGATGTTGGTTCTTTGGAACAACAGACTGATATAAATCCGAGAAGACAGAGCACTAGAAACAGGCCAATGACAGTTAGAGCATTGGAATGTATAGCAAATGAGTTCTTGCATGtgcaaaagaaacaaaaaaagaaagacTTCCAGACACACAGAGATCCTTTCAATCCTTGCCGCGAGGCTCGTACAAGTGGCAAAACAATGTTGTGCCGTCATTGTTCAGATCATGGGAATGCAGTTTCAGTACAAGAAGAAAAGCATTTGATTGCAGATGTAtaa